One Hyphomicrobium album genomic window carries:
- a CDS encoding extracellular solute-binding protein — protein MLPRLHAPAACFVALFGLTIALPVLAQEPPSPPATETQPAPSTTPPPANQASPADQVPSAAPEANQRRHALSLIGEPKYQAGFPHFDWVNPDAPKGGTLRGFAEGSFDSLNPFSVKGDPAGGLGLVFDSLMAGSPDEPSSEYCLICEWVSYPADFSSVTFGLNPKARFQDGSPITPEDVIFSFDEQKKAHPRSAFYYKNVTKAEKTGDNEVTFTFDVKGNRELPQIVGQLSVLPKKFWEGNGPDGQKRDLSKTTMEIPLGSGVYRVKSIDAGRSITYERVKDYWAKDLPVAKGQWNFDEFKLTYFLDRTPAFEEFKSGKIDYWSESTASNWATGYDFAALRNGLVKKEAIPVKRVAPMQAFVFNQRRKQFQDPRVRRAFGLAFNFEEANKKLFYNSYVRVGGYFDNSELAATGLPQGRELELLNEVKDEVPAEVFTTEWKNPVNDAPDSFRSHMREASNLLADAGWKLQEVEVEDPNCGTFCSILRSVGLSSAPKANLLRNDKGETLDAEFLIQSPEFQKIVLPYVQDLQKLGIKASIRVVDGAQYKRREDTRDYDIIVDNFAQSESPGNEQRDFWGSAAADRDGSRNTAGIRNPAVDKLIDKVVFAKDREELLAATHALDRVLLWNFYVVPQWHYPFERIAYWDVFGRPEKLPSQTAALSQIWWFDADKQKAIDAKRGR, from the coding sequence GTGCTTCCGCGTCTTCACGCCCCCGCCGCCTGCTTTGTCGCCCTCTTTGGCCTGACCATCGCTCTGCCGGTCCTGGCGCAAGAGCCGCCTTCGCCCCCCGCAACCGAAACGCAGCCGGCGCCGAGCACTACGCCTCCCCCTGCCAATCAGGCGAGCCCGGCCGACCAGGTGCCGTCAGCCGCCCCAGAGGCGAACCAGCGCCGCCACGCGCTGTCGCTGATCGGCGAGCCGAAGTACCAGGCCGGCTTCCCGCACTTCGACTGGGTCAACCCCGACGCCCCGAAGGGCGGCACGCTGCGCGGCTTTGCCGAAGGCTCGTTCGACAGCCTCAACCCGTTCTCGGTGAAGGGCGATCCGGCCGGTGGTCTCGGCCTTGTGTTCGACTCGCTGATGGCCGGCAGCCCCGACGAGCCGTCTTCCGAGTACTGCCTCATCTGCGAGTGGGTGTCCTATCCGGCCGACTTCTCGTCAGTGACCTTCGGACTCAATCCCAAGGCACGCTTCCAGGACGGCTCGCCAATCACGCCCGAGGACGTGATCTTCTCGTTCGACGAGCAGAAGAAGGCGCACCCGCGCTCGGCCTTCTACTACAAGAACGTCACCAAGGCGGAGAAGACCGGCGACAACGAGGTGACCTTCACCTTCGACGTCAAAGGAAACCGCGAGTTGCCGCAGATCGTCGGCCAGCTCAGCGTCCTGCCGAAGAAGTTCTGGGAGGGCAACGGCCCCGACGGCCAGAAGCGCGACCTTTCCAAGACGACCATGGAGATTCCGTTGGGCTCCGGCGTCTACCGCGTCAAGAGCATCGATGCCGGCCGCTCCATCACCTACGAGCGCGTGAAGGACTATTGGGCCAAGGATCTGCCCGTTGCCAAGGGACAGTGGAACTTCGACGAGTTCAAGCTGACCTACTTCCTCGACCGTACGCCGGCGTTCGAGGAGTTCAAGTCGGGCAAGATCGACTATTGGTCGGAGAGCACGGCCAGCAACTGGGCGACCGGCTACGACTTCGCGGCGCTGCGCAACGGCCTCGTGAAGAAGGAAGCCATTCCGGTGAAGCGCGTGGCGCCGATGCAGGCGTTCGTCTTCAACCAGCGCCGCAAGCAGTTCCAGGACCCGCGCGTGCGCCGCGCCTTTGGGCTCGCCTTCAACTTCGAGGAAGCCAACAAGAAGCTCTTCTATAATTCCTACGTGCGCGTCGGCGGCTACTTCGACAACTCCGAGCTCGCCGCTACGGGGCTGCCCCAGGGACGCGAGCTCGAGCTTCTGAACGAAGTCAAAGACGAGGTTCCCGCCGAGGTGTTCACCACCGAGTGGAAGAACCCGGTCAACGACGCCCCGGACTCCTTCCGCAGCCACATGCGCGAAGCCTCCAACCTGCTCGCCGATGCGGGCTGGAAGCTGCAGGAGGTCGAGGTCGAGGATCCGAACTGCGGCACGTTCTGCTCGATCTTGCGGTCGGTCGGCCTGTCGTCGGCCCCGAAGGCGAACCTGCTCCGCAACGACAAGGGTGAGACGCTCGACGCCGAGTTCCTCATCCAATCGCCGGAGTTCCAGAAGATCGTGCTTCCCTACGTGCAGGATCTGCAGAAGCTCGGCATCAAAGCGTCGATCCGCGTCGTCGACGGCGCCCAGTACAAGCGGCGCGAGGACACGCGCGACTACGACATCATCGTCGACAACTTCGCCCAGTCGGAATCGCCCGGCAACGAGCAGCGCGACTTCTGGGGCTCGGCCGCCGCCGACCGCGACGGCTCACGCAATACCGCCGGCATCAGGAACCCGGCGGTCGACAAGCTGATCGACAAGGTCGTGTTCGCCAAGGACCGCGAGGAGCTTCTGGCGGCGACGCACGCGCTCGACCGCGTGCTCTTGTGGAACTTCTACGTGGTGCCGCAGTGGCACTATCCGTTCGAACGCATCGCCTATTGGGACGTGTTCGGGCGCCCGGAGAAACTCCCGTCGCAGACCGCGGCGCTGTCGCAGATCTGGTGGTTCGACGCCGACAAGCAAAAAGCGATCGACGCCAAGCGGGGCCGGTAA
- a CDS encoding c-type cytochrome, with protein MQFDSFELSKIAGAFLSAFLVIVGFKVALEIAEHGKAPEKPGYVLPMPEATPAAAPAGGAAAPAAPTFDAKAVAEAAGAGNAPNGQKIFGKCQACHSIDPGGPNKVGPNLAGVVGRAKASHAGFNYSDAMKAKGGNWTLEDLAGFIHNPKGNVPGTKMLFPGIADPGDLGDLLAYLNSVK; from the coding sequence ATGCAATTCGATTCCTTCGAGCTGTCCAAGATTGCCGGTGCCTTTCTGTCCGCCTTCCTGGTGATCGTCGGCTTCAAGGTGGCGCTGGAAATTGCCGAGCACGGCAAGGCGCCGGAAAAGCCGGGCTACGTGCTGCCGATGCCGGAAGCCACGCCGGCGGCCGCACCCGCGGGTGGCGCTGCTGCACCTGCCGCGCCCACCTTCGACGCCAAAGCCGTGGCGGAAGCCGCCGGAGCCGGCAATGCGCCGAACGGCCAGAAGATTTTCGGCAAGTGCCAGGCTTGCCATTCGATCGATCCCGGCGGACCCAACAAGGTCGGCCCCAACCTCGCGGGCGTCGTCGGCCGCGCCAAGGCGAGCCATGCCGGCTTTAACTATTCCGATGCGATGAAGGCCAAGGGCGGCAACTGGACGCTCGAAGACCTCGCCGGCTTCATCCACAACCCCAAGGGAAATGTCCCCGGCACCAAGATGCTGTTCCCCGGGATTGCCGATCCGGGCGACCTCGGCGACTTGCTCGCCTATCTTAACAGCGTGAAATAG
- a CDS encoding 3-deoxy-manno-octulosonate cytidylyltransferase — translation MPNTLVVIPARMQATRLPGKPMVDIAGAPMIVQVWRRAIAAKAGRVVVATDAREVKAAIEAAGGEAVMTRADHASGSDRIFEAISIVDPDARADIVVNLQGDLPTLEPHLVAACIAPLADPATDIATLAAEITEVEERTNPNVVKVVGSPLASPGRLRALYFTRATAPWGDGPLYHHIGLYAYRRAALTRFVSLPPSPLEKREKLEQLRALEAGMRIDVAIVNTVPLGVDTPADLERARRLLRVR, via the coding sequence GTGCCCAATACGCTCGTTGTCATTCCTGCGCGCATGCAGGCGACGCGCCTGCCCGGCAAGCCGATGGTCGATATCGCCGGCGCTCCGATGATCGTGCAGGTTTGGCGCCGCGCTATCGCCGCCAAGGCGGGCCGCGTCGTCGTAGCGACCGATGCACGCGAGGTGAAGGCGGCCATCGAGGCGGCCGGCGGTGAGGCGGTAATGACACGGGCGGATCATGCGTCCGGCTCCGACCGCATTTTCGAAGCGATCTCCATAGTGGATCCCGATGCGCGCGCCGACATTGTCGTCAACCTGCAGGGCGACCTGCCGACCCTCGAGCCGCACCTGGTTGCAGCCTGCATCGCGCCGCTCGCCGATCCGGCGACCGACATCGCGACGCTCGCTGCCGAGATCACCGAGGTGGAGGAGCGGACCAATCCCAACGTCGTCAAGGTCGTCGGCTCGCCACTCGCTTCGCCAGGCCGCCTGCGTGCGCTCTATTTCACGCGTGCCACGGCTCCGTGGGGCGACGGCCCGCTCTACCATCACATCGGCCTCTACGCCTATCGTCGCGCCGCGCTGACGCGCTTCGTGTCGCTGCCTCCTTCGCCGCTGGAGAAGCGCGAGAAGCTCGAGCAGTTGCGCGCCCTCGAAGCCGGCATGCGCATCGACGTCGCCATCGTCAACACCGTTCCACTCGGCGTCGATACTCCTGCCGACCTGGAGCGTGCCCGCCGCCTCCTGAGGGTCCGCTAA
- a CDS encoding SMP-30/gluconolactonase/LRE family protein, with the protein MTGNGGSGLRGSIVRRVAAIAALVVLGVAAYLAFWPVPIEPVPWKAQTPPGFTGAYAPNARLSGLRTIDIGNESGPEHIAIGPDGKLYAAMLSGDLLRMDPDGGKQEIFATTGGRVLGFDFDAAGQMIAADPMKGLLAITTDARVSVLTDHVSPDDPIQYANSIVVAPGGTIYFTDASTRFAPRYWGGTYAASVLDIMEQSASGRVLAYDPATKRCRVVAHGLSFANGIALSADGLSLFVTETGRYRIWKVDAGASDLDVRSGSPQAQVLLDNLPGYPDNLMRGRDGRIWVGLFKPRNPAADGLAEKPFMRKMLVRLPRFLLPLGESYGHVFAIDEEGRVTEDLQDPAAGYPETTGATETAERLYIHSLNARAIGWLPR; encoded by the coding sequence GTGACGGGAAATGGGGGAAGTGGTTTGAGAGGGTCGATTGTTAGACGGGTTGCCGCCATTGCGGCGCTCGTCGTTCTCGGAGTGGCCGCCTACCTTGCCTTCTGGCCGGTGCCGATAGAGCCCGTGCCATGGAAGGCCCAGACGCCACCCGGGTTCACGGGCGCATATGCACCGAATGCGCGCTTGTCCGGACTGCGCACGATCGACATCGGCAACGAGTCCGGCCCGGAGCACATCGCTATCGGGCCGGACGGCAAGTTGTACGCGGCGATGTTGAGCGGCGACCTTCTGCGCATGGACCCCGACGGCGGCAAGCAGGAGATATTTGCAACGACGGGCGGGCGGGTGCTCGGCTTCGACTTCGATGCCGCGGGACAGATGATCGCCGCCGACCCCATGAAGGGATTGCTCGCCATCACGACCGACGCGCGCGTCAGCGTGCTGACGGACCACGTCAGCCCGGACGATCCGATCCAATACGCCAACTCCATCGTCGTGGCGCCGGGCGGCACCATCTATTTCACCGATGCGTCGACGCGCTTCGCGCCGCGGTACTGGGGCGGCACCTACGCGGCGAGCGTGCTCGACATCATGGAGCAATCCGCCAGCGGCCGGGTGCTCGCCTATGACCCGGCGACCAAGCGATGCCGCGTTGTCGCGCACGGCCTCTCGTTCGCCAACGGCATCGCCTTGTCGGCCGATGGGCTTAGCCTGTTCGTCACCGAGACGGGCCGCTACCGCATCTGGAAGGTCGACGCGGGCGCCAGCGACCTCGACGTGCGCAGCGGCTCGCCGCAAGCGCAGGTGCTGCTCGACAACCTGCCGGGCTATCCCGACAATCTCATGCGCGGGCGCGACGGCCGCATCTGGGTTGGGCTGTTCAAGCCGCGCAACCCGGCCGCCGACGGCCTCGCCGAGAAACCGTTCATGCGCAAGATGCTGGTGCGCCTACCGCGCTTCCTGCTGCCGCTCGGCGAGTCCTACGGGCACGTTTTCGCCATCGACGAAGAGGGCCGCGTCACCGAGGACCTGCAGGATCCGGCTGCCGGCTATCCCGAGACGACCGGCGCGACGGAGACCGCGGAGCGCCTTTACATCCACAGCCTCAACGCCCGCGCAATCGGCTGGCTTCCACGATGA
- a CDS encoding tetratricopeptide repeat protein, which produces MSKTLGLVRIQMLALVAAAALMAGGSAQAGEHEDWCFADQEKTQDEALAGCTALIDGGKLSKDKLATAYANRCLVHTQRKANDLAIADCTQAITIEPGNTYAYAQRGEAYCQKGDVEKCVADFDQAMRIDPNDTSFVYLRGVARADAGDADGAIADLTKAIEQDPGTAAAYVRRGRIYEAEGDKARAAADYRSALKIDPYDETAKKLLEAFRK; this is translated from the coding sequence ATGTCAAAGACCTTGGGGCTCGTCCGAATACAAATGCTCGCTCTCGTCGCGGCGGCAGCGTTGATGGCGGGCGGAAGTGCCCAGGCCGGCGAGCACGAGGATTGGTGCTTCGCCGACCAGGAGAAGACGCAGGACGAGGCGCTCGCCGGCTGCACGGCGCTCATCGACGGCGGCAAGTTGAGCAAGGACAAGCTCGCGACGGCCTATGCGAACCGGTGCCTTGTCCACACCCAACGCAAGGCGAACGATCTGGCGATCGCTGATTGCACGCAAGCGATCACCATCGAACCTGGCAACACTTACGCCTACGCGCAACGCGGCGAAGCGTATTGCCAAAAGGGCGACGTCGAGAAGTGCGTTGCCGACTTCGACCAAGCCATGCGCATCGATCCCAACGACACGTCGTTCGTGTACTTGCGCGGTGTCGCGCGCGCCGACGCCGGCGATGCCGACGGCGCCATCGCCGACCTCACGAAGGCGATCGAGCAAGATCCGGGGACGGCCGCCGCGTACGTGCGCCGCGGCCGCATCTACGAGGCCGAAGGGGATAAGGCGCGCGCCGCAGCCGACTACCGGAGCGCTCTGAAGATCGACCCGTACGACGAGACGGCGAAGAAGCTCCTCGAAGCCTTCAGGAAGTAA
- a CDS encoding prephenate dehydratase codes for MTLSSKSAADRIVYQGEPGANSHLACREAFPDMEAVACPTFEDALQAVKAGEARLAMIPIENSVAGRVADIHHLLPEADLYIVGEHFLRVRHQLMAAPGADLKTIKRVLSHTQALGQCRRKLIELGLKPVPEADTAGSARMVSEANDPTLAAIASSLAAEIYGLKILVPDVEDEMHNTTRFVILSAEADDADADDAPVITTFIFRVRNVPAALYKALGGFATNGVNMTKLESYQLEGTFNATMFYADIEGHPLDRMVRLALEELSFFSSEKKVLGTYRASPYRAEAARLAAEGKIPVRRVR; via the coding sequence ATGACCTTATCCAGCAAGTCCGCGGCAGACCGCATCGTCTATCAGGGCGAGCCCGGCGCCAACTCGCATCTCGCCTGCCGCGAGGCCTTTCCCGACATGGAGGCCGTCGCCTGCCCGACGTTCGAGGACGCACTGCAGGCGGTTAAGGCGGGCGAGGCGCGCCTCGCCATGATCCCGATCGAGAACTCGGTCGCCGGGCGCGTCGCCGACATCCATCACCTATTGCCGGAAGCCGATCTCTACATCGTCGGCGAGCACTTCCTGCGCGTGCGGCACCAGCTGATGGCCGCGCCGGGCGCCGACTTGAAGACGATCAAGCGCGTGCTGAGCCACACCCAGGCGCTCGGTCAGTGCCGCCGTAAGCTGATCGAGCTTGGTCTAAAGCCGGTACCGGAGGCCGACACCGCCGGCTCGGCGCGCATGGTGAGCGAAGCCAACGACCCGACGCTTGCCGCCATTGCCTCCTCGCTTGCTGCGGAGATCTACGGCCTCAAGATCCTCGTCCCTGATGTCGAGGACGAGATGCACAACACCACCCGCTTCGTCATTCTTTCGGCCGAAGCGGACGATGCCGATGCCGACGACGCCCCGGTCATCACTACCTTCATCTTCCGCGTGCGCAACGTGCCGGCCGCGCTCTACAAGGCGCTGGGTGGCTTCGCCACCAACGGCGTCAACATGACGAAGCTGGAAAGCTACCAGCTCGAGGGCACGTTCAACGCCACCATGTTCTATGCCGACATCGAAGGGCATCCGCTGGATAGAATGGTGCGCCTCGCGCTCGAGGAGCTGTCGTTCTTCTCGTCGGAGAAAAAGGTGCTCGGCACCTACCGCGCCAGCCCCTACCGCGCCGAGGCCGCGCGCCTCGCCGCCGAAGGAAAGATTCCCGTACGCCGCGTCCGCTGA
- a CDS encoding SDR family oxidoreductase encodes MKLTGKVAIVTGAASGFGRGIAERFLLEGASVIAADLNGQGVRELAAGYGDKVHAVQGDVSQKADVDHIVRAATEAFGALDIIVNNAGFTHRNQPLLEVNEAEFDRIYAVNVKSIYLTTLAAVPKMEKRGGGIIINIASTAGVRPRPGLTWYNGSKGAVITLTKSMAVELAPKNIRVNAINPVMGETGMLERFMGSADTPENRAKFLAGIPLGRLSRPHDIANAAMFLADPASSFITGVALEVDGGRCI; translated from the coding sequence ATGAAGCTCACAGGCAAGGTTGCGATCGTCACCGGCGCAGCTTCCGGCTTCGGCCGCGGAATAGCGGAACGTTTCCTGCTGGAAGGCGCGAGCGTCATCGCCGCCGACCTCAACGGTCAGGGCGTGCGCGAGCTGGCCGCCGGCTACGGCGACAAGGTCCACGCGGTGCAGGGCGATGTCTCGCAGAAGGCCGACGTCGACCACATCGTACGGGCGGCGACCGAGGCTTTTGGTGCGCTCGACATCATCGTCAACAACGCCGGCTTCACGCATCGAAACCAGCCGCTGCTCGAGGTGAACGAGGCCGAGTTCGACCGCATCTACGCGGTCAATGTCAAATCGATCTACCTGACGACCCTCGCGGCGGTGCCGAAGATGGAGAAGCGCGGCGGCGGCATCATTATCAATATTGCCTCCACCGCCGGGGTTCGCCCGCGTCCCGGTCTGACCTGGTACAACGGCTCGAAAGGCGCGGTGATCACGCTGACCAAATCGATGGCGGTGGAGCTCGCGCCGAAGAACATCCGCGTCAACGCCATCAACCCGGTGATGGGCGAGACGGGCATGCTCGAGCGGTTCATGGGATCCGCCGACACGCCGGAAAACCGCGCCAAGTTCCTCGCCGGCATTCCGCTGGGCCGCCTGTCGCGCCCGCACGACATCGCCAACGCGGCGATGTTCCTTGCCGACCCGGCATCGTCGTTCATCACCGGCGTCGCCCTCGAGGTCGACGGCGGCCGCTGCATCTAG
- a CDS encoding alpha/beta hydrolase, producing the protein MKPVASLFACFCTLIALSSPAAHAACPEAEDLDIQLRDKEVQRQLILSGFLAAEIGRANEKLMRVAISDFRTANNLPGGDQAVLTEAECDTLKHNNNAVYAFIGFKQVINPVNQLKMTFPAGLLPPEAKPSELSWQEYENPAVSRVGIDVFRVSGRESSTNSFSRGYQSYNALQLAYIHNSGSELIAEGAGSRWGSRYYFHNMTFEYQGGQRGIYIRFDMKPPEGFTPPPEILPAARLDKIKKQIGKLITAGSTAVPTEAEVAWALIARAVFNIVASDFYDQNGWQEITTKNCVFGSQKRARRGGVRIVFATTRTVANKDGDMTTMFGNTASDKISIGCVQVNPRFSMQRGDQTYRGAWRGGARVANARIKLLTDPIDRASENYVRIIDSSAAEDATHALLVIHGYNNSFNDAMQAVARIAGGADYKGRVFMFSWPSVSKSLRYLQDVDNAEEAEGSLQAFLAAILRDNNIRTLDIVAHSMGSQQLMRVMGGIRGILDGRRHEEGMLRLGQVVFAAPDVSAAVFNTKILTWAKLAQRVTIYTSGGDWVLWLSSFLRGLNDRAGGHTPWGEPLYVNASNVFVVDKTPPEYDFWKFFKYTHADYVDDKVILNDIQTVITGQPKGDPSQRDPEGKVFKTMPYKGIAGKKFWATLPEGPLADAKEAVQEGLKRKAPAPTPSSAPAPAGPPTAQQPVQQPTATGTTP; encoded by the coding sequence ATGAAGCCTGTTGCGTCGCTTTTTGCGTGCTTTTGCACGCTCATTGCACTGTCATCGCCGGCCGCCCACGCCGCGTGCCCCGAGGCCGAAGATCTCGACATTCAGCTGCGCGACAAAGAGGTGCAGCGCCAGCTTATCCTCTCGGGCTTCCTCGCTGCCGAAATCGGGCGCGCCAACGAGAAGTTGATGCGCGTAGCCATCTCTGACTTCCGCACCGCCAACAACTTGCCGGGAGGGGATCAAGCCGTCCTCACCGAGGCCGAGTGCGACACGCTCAAGCACAACAACAATGCGGTCTACGCCTTCATCGGCTTCAAGCAGGTCATCAACCCGGTCAATCAGCTGAAGATGACGTTTCCGGCCGGCCTCCTGCCGCCGGAGGCAAAGCCCTCCGAACTGAGCTGGCAGGAGTATGAGAACCCCGCCGTCAGCCGCGTCGGCATCGACGTGTTCCGCGTGTCGGGGCGCGAGTCCTCCACCAACTCATTCTCACGCGGCTACCAGTCCTACAATGCCCTGCAGCTCGCCTACATCCACAACTCGGGCTCGGAGCTCATCGCCGAGGGCGCCGGCAGCCGGTGGGGATCGCGCTACTACTTCCACAACATGACGTTCGAGTATCAGGGCGGCCAGCGCGGCATCTACATTCGTTTCGACATGAAGCCGCCGGAGGGTTTCACGCCGCCGCCGGAGATCCTGCCGGCTGCCCGCCTCGACAAGATCAAGAAGCAGATCGGCAAGCTCATCACTGCGGGCAGCACGGCAGTTCCCACTGAGGCGGAGGTCGCCTGGGCGCTGATCGCCCGTGCCGTCTTCAACATCGTCGCCTCCGACTTCTACGACCAGAACGGCTGGCAGGAGATCACCACCAAGAACTGCGTGTTCGGATCGCAGAAGCGCGCGCGGCGCGGCGGCGTGCGCATCGTGTTCGCCACTACCCGTACTGTGGCGAATAAGGACGGCGACATGACCACCATGTTCGGCAATACGGCCAGCGACAAGATCAGCATCGGCTGCGTCCAGGTGAACCCGCGCTTCTCCATGCAGCGCGGCGATCAGACGTATCGCGGAGCCTGGCGCGGCGGCGCGCGGGTGGCGAACGCCCGCATCAAGCTGCTAACCGACCCGATCGACCGCGCGAGCGAAAATTATGTGCGGATCATCGACTCGTCCGCGGCAGAAGACGCGACGCACGCGCTGCTCGTCATCCACGGCTACAACAACTCGTTCAATGACGCGATGCAGGCGGTGGCGAGGATCGCCGGCGGCGCCGACTACAAGGGCCGCGTCTTCATGTTCTCCTGGCCGAGTGTCAGCAAATCGCTGCGCTACCTGCAGGACGTCGACAACGCCGAGGAGGCGGAGGGATCGTTGCAGGCGTTCCTCGCCGCGATCCTGCGCGACAACAACATCCGCACGCTCGACATCGTCGCCCACTCCATGGGCTCGCAGCAGCTCATGCGCGTCATGGGCGGCATCCGCGGCATCCTCGACGGACGCCGGCACGAGGAGGGCATGCTGCGCTTGGGGCAGGTGGTGTTCGCGGCGCCCGACGTCTCGGCGGCAGTGTTCAACACCAAGATCCTCACCTGGGCGAAGCTCGCCCAGCGCGTGACCATCTACACGTCGGGCGGCGACTGGGTGCTGTGGCTGTCGTCGTTCCTGCGTGGGCTGAACGACCGCGCCGGCGGCCATACGCCGTGGGGCGAGCCGCTCTACGTCAACGCCAGCAACGTGTTCGTCGTCGACAAGACGCCTCCCGAGTACGACTTCTGGAAGTTCTTCAAGTACACCCACGCCGACTACGTCGACGACAAGGTGATCCTCAATGACATCCAGACAGTGATCACCGGCCAGCCTAAGGGCGACCCGAGCCAGCGCGATCCCGAGGGCAAGGTCTTCAAGACGATGCCGTACAAGGGCATCGCCGGTAAGAAGTTCTGGGCGACCCTGCCCGAGGGACCGTTGGCGGATGCCAAGGAAGCAGTGCAGGAAGGGCTGAAACGCAAGGCGCCGGCGCCCACACCGTCTTCAGCTCCGGCACCCGCGGGTCCGCCGACGGCACAGCAGCCCGTGCAACAGCCCACCGCCACGGGCACCACCCCCTAG